From one Streptomyces sp. SCSIO 30461 genomic stretch:
- a CDS encoding beta-ketoacyl synthase N-terminal-like domain-containing protein, with amino-acid sequence MSRPDFRSTPVAITGMAVLLPGAPDLAAYWRNLLTGFDAISEVPEGRWDAAYYRPDSASGPAAADRVYCRRGGFVDTLTDVDVTRYGIMPSSVSGTEPDQLIALHVAAAALADAGGEERLPVRERVGVVLGRGGYLTPGLVRLDQRVRTAGQLVRTLGELLPELGESQLNRVRAAFTERLGPDRPENAIGLVPNLAASRMANRLDLRGPAYTVDAACASSLVAVDQAVGELASGRCDVMLAGGVHHCHDITLWSVFSQLRALSPSQRVRPFHRDADGILIGEGTGVVVLKRLADAERDGDRVYAVIRGTGVSSDGRTAGLVNPDPGGQIRAVRQAWQAAGIDPADPGSIGLLEAHGTATPAGDAAELRTLAEVFGPYGGQSGDRPGNGRPVIGSVKSMIGHAMPAAGVAGLVKAALAVHHGMLLPTLHCEVPHPALADTRFRPLTAPVPWETACGSGRRAAVNAFGFGGINAHVILEQAPAPHQSARPSGATRSTDGAQRSLSITEPERTLLLAADSPERLTALLDADDHTVLAMGIAPSAAAEPASRIRLGIVAPTPKRLALARRAFAKGQAWRGRNDVWFAHEPLLGGASPGRVAFVFPGLEGDFAPRVEGVAEHFGLASATGAGSGTAAAEVDDIGRHGLGVVAVGRLLDAALRRMGVVAEAVAGHSIGEWTAMAAAGVYAEHAVDEFMASLDPDTVTVPDLAFAAVGRSALQVSEALRHSGLPVSLSHDNAPHQSMVCGPPDAVEEFVGALRSDGVLCRVLPFRSGFHTPMLEPSLGPFRAAAERFSLHRPSVPVWSGTTAAPFPDDEAGVRALFVRHLLEPVRFRQLTEALYASGFRAFIQVGTGQLGSLIDDTLAGREHLVVAANSPHRSGLAQLRRVAVALWAEGALVRPDAVDRPPAVTITATTAATAAATGVAGTEPKAPPPVRLDLSGALVSLDRGTAAALRSSLLPAPPRHATARSLPSASAPVTTGAAAARFPVLAELDALMQDTAAVAAELISATARTAPPPPRMPTARAMPTPAPARPTDPAPAGSAFTVRVGPDSMPYLLDHCFFRQRPDWPDVADRWPVVPATTIVHHMMDAAEGGAPGLRAIAVHEARFDRWLTAAEPMDVTVTVTPSGPGLADVSFGPHARATVELAERHGPPPPVWDRGTFGDERRPAHRAAQLYDERWMFHGPAYQGVTELTGIGDRHARAVLTVPPAPGALLDNVGQVLGYWIMATATERTVVFPVRMRRMRFFGPPPPPGTALECLIRVTALTGSLLEADALLLIGGTVWAELSGWQDRRFDNDPKTRPVERFPEHNTLSESRAGGWSLVHERWPDLASRDLIMRNMLGSAERRAYERQPPRGRRQWLLGRIAAKDAVRGVLWRQGEGPVFPAELCVDNEADGRPVVSGRHGRTLPPLSVSIAHRAEAAVALVTPRATAQAAGGGAGPGIDIEEITERPETTLTAALGPDERALLTTCREATGESEALWFTRFWAAKEAAAKAEGTGFAGRPRDFAVVAAAHDRLTVEVRTASGEPPRTHRVACEQVSNPPGLPERSYVVAWTGGPAAPTGPGSPSEPNRPNDPNSANGPERSGTASDEEDGK; translated from the coding sequence ATGTCGCGTCCCGACTTCCGCAGCACGCCCGTCGCCATCACCGGGATGGCCGTACTGCTGCCGGGTGCACCGGACCTGGCGGCGTACTGGCGCAATCTCCTGACCGGATTCGATGCCATCAGCGAGGTACCCGAAGGGCGTTGGGACGCGGCCTACTACCGGCCGGATTCCGCATCAGGTCCCGCTGCCGCGGACCGGGTGTACTGCCGCAGGGGCGGTTTCGTGGACACACTGACCGACGTCGATGTGACGCGGTACGGCATCATGCCCAGCTCCGTGTCCGGTACCGAGCCCGACCAGCTGATCGCCCTGCACGTGGCGGCCGCGGCGCTCGCCGACGCGGGCGGCGAGGAACGGTTGCCGGTGCGGGAGCGGGTCGGGGTCGTGCTGGGACGCGGCGGCTATCTGACCCCCGGCCTGGTCCGGCTGGACCAGCGGGTACGCACGGCAGGCCAGCTCGTGCGCACACTCGGCGAACTGCTGCCGGAGCTCGGTGAATCCCAACTCAACAGGGTGCGCGCTGCGTTCACCGAGCGGCTCGGCCCCGACCGGCCCGAGAACGCGATCGGCCTGGTGCCCAACCTCGCCGCCTCGCGTATGGCCAACCGGCTGGATCTGCGCGGACCCGCCTACACCGTGGACGCCGCGTGCGCCTCCTCGCTCGTGGCGGTGGACCAGGCGGTGGGCGAGCTGGCTTCCGGACGCTGCGACGTGATGCTGGCGGGCGGTGTGCACCACTGCCATGACATCACCCTCTGGAGTGTGTTCTCGCAGCTGCGGGCACTGTCGCCGAGCCAGCGTGTCCGCCCGTTCCATCGGGACGCGGACGGCATCCTTATCGGCGAGGGCACTGGGGTGGTGGTACTCAAACGGCTGGCGGACGCCGAGCGGGACGGCGATCGCGTCTACGCGGTGATCCGGGGCACGGGGGTGAGCAGCGACGGCCGTACGGCCGGTCTGGTCAACCCCGATCCGGGGGGACAGATCAGGGCGGTGCGGCAGGCCTGGCAGGCTGCCGGCATCGATCCCGCCGACCCGGGGTCCATCGGTCTGCTGGAGGCGCACGGCACCGCGACACCAGCCGGTGACGCGGCCGAACTACGCACCCTGGCAGAGGTGTTCGGGCCGTACGGCGGACAGAGCGGTGACCGTCCCGGGAACGGCCGTCCGGTCATCGGTTCCGTGAAGTCCATGATCGGCCACGCCATGCCCGCGGCGGGAGTGGCCGGTCTCGTCAAGGCGGCACTGGCCGTCCATCACGGGATGCTGCTGCCGACCCTGCACTGCGAAGTCCCGCACCCAGCCCTCGCGGACACCCGGTTCCGTCCGCTGACCGCTCCGGTTCCCTGGGAGACGGCCTGCGGCAGCGGGCGCCGCGCGGCGGTGAACGCCTTCGGCTTCGGCGGGATCAACGCCCATGTGATCCTCGAACAGGCCCCGGCACCACACCAGTCGGCCAGGCCTTCGGGGGCGACGCGGTCGACTGACGGGGCGCAGCGGTCGCTGTCCATCACCGAGCCCGAACGGACGCTGCTGCTCGCGGCCGACAGCCCGGAGCGGCTGACCGCCCTGCTGGACGCCGACGACCACACCGTACTGGCCATGGGCATCGCACCTTCCGCTGCCGCGGAGCCGGCGAGCCGGATCCGGCTCGGCATCGTCGCGCCCACCCCGAAACGGCTGGCGCTGGCCCGGCGCGCCTTCGCCAAGGGCCAGGCCTGGCGCGGTCGCAACGACGTCTGGTTCGCTCATGAGCCGCTGCTCGGGGGTGCCAGTCCCGGTCGTGTGGCCTTTGTCTTCCCGGGGCTCGAAGGCGACTTCGCACCGCGGGTGGAGGGAGTGGCCGAGCACTTCGGCCTGGCTTCGGCCACTGGTGCGGGCAGTGGCACGGCGGCTGCCGAGGTGGACGACATCGGCCGACACGGTCTCGGTGTGGTCGCGGTGGGGCGGCTGCTGGACGCGGCGCTGCGCCGGATGGGCGTCGTGGCGGAGGCGGTGGCCGGGCACAGCATCGGTGAGTGGACGGCGATGGCGGCGGCCGGAGTGTACGCCGAGCACGCCGTCGACGAATTCATGGCCTCGCTCGACCCCGACACGGTCACGGTGCCCGACCTCGCCTTCGCCGCGGTCGGCAGGTCCGCGCTGCAGGTGTCGGAGGCTCTGCGGCACTCCGGTCTTCCGGTGAGTCTGTCGCATGACAACGCACCACACCAGTCGATGGTGTGCGGGCCACCGGACGCCGTCGAGGAGTTCGTCGGCGCGTTGCGGTCCGACGGGGTGCTCTGCAGAGTGCTGCCGTTCCGGTCCGGATTCCACACTCCGATGCTGGAGCCCAGCCTCGGACCGTTCCGGGCGGCGGCCGAACGGTTCTCCCTGCACCGGCCGTCGGTGCCGGTCTGGTCGGGTACGACGGCGGCCCCGTTCCCCGACGACGAGGCGGGTGTCCGCGCGCTGTTCGTACGCCATCTGCTGGAGCCGGTCCGGTTCCGGCAACTGACCGAAGCTCTGTACGCGTCCGGCTTCCGGGCGTTCATCCAGGTCGGCACGGGGCAGTTGGGCTCGCTGATCGACGACACTCTGGCGGGCCGGGAGCATCTGGTGGTGGCCGCCAACTCACCCCATCGCTCCGGTCTCGCACAGCTGCGGCGGGTCGCGGTCGCATTGTGGGCCGAGGGCGCTCTGGTGCGGCCCGACGCGGTCGACCGCCCCCCCGCAGTCACCATCACAGCCACCACCGCAGCCACAGCAGCGGCCACGGGCGTCGCCGGCACAGAGCCGAAGGCGCCGCCGCCGGTGCGGCTCGATCTGAGCGGCGCCCTTGTCTCGCTGGACCGCGGCACCGCCGCCGCGCTGCGCTCCTCGCTGCTCCCGGCACCTCCCCGGCACGCGACGGCCCGGTCCCTGCCGTCCGCGTCGGCCCCGGTCACCACCGGCGCGGCAGCCGCGCGATTCCCCGTACTCGCCGAACTCGACGCGCTGATGCAGGACACCGCTGCCGTCGCGGCCGAACTGATCTCCGCGACCGCCCGCACCGCACCGCCGCCGCCCAGGATGCCGACGGCTCGTGCGATGCCCACACCGGCTCCGGCCCGTCCGACCGACCCGGCGCCCGCCGGATCCGCGTTCACGGTCCGTGTGGGGCCGGACTCCATGCCCTATCTGCTCGACCACTGCTTCTTCCGGCAGCGTCCGGACTGGCCCGACGTCGCGGACCGGTGGCCGGTGGTCCCCGCCACCACGATCGTCCACCACATGATGGACGCGGCGGAAGGAGGCGCCCCCGGCCTGCGGGCGATCGCCGTGCACGAAGCCCGGTTCGACCGCTGGCTGACGGCGGCCGAGCCGATGGACGTCACCGTCACCGTCACCCCGTCGGGACCGGGGCTCGCCGATGTGTCCTTCGGCCCGCACGCCCGTGCCACGGTCGAGCTCGCCGAACGCCATGGCCCTCCCCCACCGGTCTGGGACCGCGGCACGTTCGGCGACGAGCGCCGACCGGCACACCGGGCGGCCCAGTTGTACGACGAGCGCTGGATGTTCCACGGCCCCGCCTACCAGGGTGTGACCGAGCTGACCGGAATCGGCGACCGTCATGCACGCGCCGTGCTGACCGTGCCGCCCGCACCCGGTGCGCTGCTGGACAACGTCGGGCAGGTGCTCGGCTACTGGATCATGGCGACCGCCACCGAACGGACCGTGGTGTTCCCCGTCAGGATGCGGCGAATGCGGTTCTTCGGCCCGCCACCCCCGCCCGGCACCGCGCTGGAGTGCCTCATCCGCGTCACCGCGCTGACCGGTTCCCTCCTCGAAGCCGACGCGCTGCTGCTCATCGGGGGAACGGTGTGGGCCGAGCTGTCCGGCTGGCAGGACCGCCGGTTCGACAACGACCCGAAGACCCGGCCGGTCGAGCGCTTCCCCGAGCACAACACCCTGTCCGAGAGCCGTGCGGGTGGTTGGTCGCTGGTCCATGAGCGCTGGCCAGACCTGGCATCGCGTGACCTGATCATGCGCAACATGCTGGGCAGCGCCGAGCGCCGGGCCTACGAACGGCAGCCACCGCGCGGGCGTCGGCAGTGGCTGCTGGGCCGGATCGCCGCCAAGGACGCGGTGCGCGGCGTTCTCTGGCGGCAGGGTGAGGGCCCGGTCTTCCCCGCCGAGCTGTGCGTGGACAACGAAGCGGACGGCCGGCCCGTGGTGAGCGGACGGCACGGCCGGACACTGCCGCCCCTGTCCGTTTCGATCGCCCACCGGGCCGAGGCGGCCGTCGCCCTCGTGACCCCCCGGGCCACCGCACAGGCAGCAGGCGGTGGTGCCGGTCCGGGAATCGACATCGAGGAGATCACCGAGCGCCCCGAGACCACGCTGACCGCTGCCCTGGGCCCGGATGAGCGTGCGCTGCTGACCACCTGCCGAGAAGCCACCGGTGAGTCCGAGGCACTGTGGTTCACCCGCTTCTGGGCGGCGAAGGAGGCAGCCGCCAAGGCGGAGGGCACGGGATTCGCAGGCCGCCCCAGGGACTTCGCGGTGGTGGCCGCGGCACACGACCGGCTGACCGTCGAGGTGCGTACCGCATCAGGTGAACCGCCGCGTACCCATCGGGTCGCCTGCGAGCAGGTGAGCAATCCCCCGGGGCTGCCGGAGCGCTCCTACGTCGTCGCGTGGACCGGAGGCCCGGCCGCCCCCACCGGCCCGGGCAGCCCGAGTGAACCGAACCGCCCGAATGACCCGAACAGCGCGAACGGCCCGGAACGGTCCGGAACAGCGAGCGACGAGGAGGACGGGAAGTGA
- the tgmA gene encoding putative ATP-grasp-modified RiPP: MRPFVLNFVLPAESPAVTISYSYDPALQLNVLADGRPAVDDRAVLLATGTTTSTAGSKTHFDD; this comes from the coding sequence ATGCGACCGTTCGTACTGAACTTCGTACTTCCGGCCGAGAGTCCAGCGGTCACGATTTCCTACAGCTACGACCCCGCCCTCCAGCTGAACGTGCTGGCGGACGGGCGTCCCGCCGTCGATGACAGGGCGGTGCTGCTGGCGACCGGGACGACCACATCCACGGCCGGTTCCAAGACCCACTTCGACGACTGA
- a CDS encoding phosphopantetheine-binding protein — MTTTQPAGPLRADQDEILADIRAMIGLVLEDYGLDDTEIGMETRFSRDLEFESIDLVTLAGHLEDRYGRTVNFAEFVASMELDDIIELTVGRLVEHVAHCLKSAGAG; from the coding sequence GTGACCACGACACAGCCTGCGGGGCCGTTACGGGCGGACCAGGACGAGATCCTCGCCGATATCAGAGCCATGATCGGACTTGTCCTGGAGGACTACGGACTCGACGACACCGAGATCGGGATGGAGACCCGGTTCAGCCGGGATCTGGAGTTCGAGAGCATCGACCTGGTCACCCTGGCCGGTCATCTGGAGGACCGGTACGGGCGGACGGTCAACTTCGCCGAGTTCGTGGCGTCCATGGAGCTCGACGACATCATCGAGCTCACCGTCGGCCGGCTCGTGGAACACGTCGCGCACTGCCTCAAGAGCGCGGGAGCGGGCTGA
- a CDS encoding class I SAM-dependent methyltransferase → MTARSQRSRPQQSRHELVAALRPAYRNELADGPQVFFEPMRHTCPWCGSARIGGQLRTADLLQHKPGTFRIDRCHSCRHLFQNPRLNARGLDFYYRDFYDGLGERQLDGMFSGRTASYRRRAESVLPYVGEAKRWLDVGTGHGHFCEVAREVLPDVVFDGLDRSDGAELAAREGRVERGHRGGFTELAPGMTGEYDVVSMFHYLEHSTEPVRELEAARAALRPGGHLVIEVPDPDSRYARLLGRWWLPWLQPQHLHLVPVANLRRALAGHGFTMVAQQHGSAHEAVDLVAAVWLGLDEAAPRDDLPWLPARPGAARRALRTSVLLAGLPALLAATLTDRALAPFAERLGLANAYRLVARRD, encoded by the coding sequence ATGACCGCCCGCTCCCAGCGCTCCCGTCCCCAGCAGTCACGGCATGAACTGGTGGCCGCGCTGCGACCCGCCTACCGGAACGAGCTCGCCGACGGGCCGCAGGTCTTCTTCGAACCGATGCGGCACACCTGCCCATGGTGCGGATCGGCGCGGATCGGCGGGCAGCTGCGCACAGCCGACCTTCTCCAGCACAAGCCCGGCACGTTCCGGATCGACCGCTGCCACTCCTGCCGGCACCTGTTCCAGAACCCCCGGCTCAACGCCAGGGGGCTCGACTTCTACTACCGGGACTTCTATGACGGCCTCGGCGAGCGGCAGCTCGACGGGATGTTCAGCGGGCGCACCGCCTCGTACCGCCGCCGTGCCGAGTCGGTGCTCCCCTATGTCGGCGAGGCAAAGCGGTGGCTGGATGTGGGTACGGGCCACGGCCACTTCTGCGAGGTCGCCCGGGAGGTGCTGCCGGACGTGGTCTTCGATGGGCTCGACCGCTCCGACGGCGCCGAGCTCGCCGCCCGCGAGGGGCGGGTCGAGCGTGGTCACCGCGGTGGCTTCACGGAGCTCGCGCCCGGTATGACCGGCGAATACGACGTGGTGAGCATGTTCCACTACCTGGAGCACAGCACCGAGCCCGTGCGGGAGCTGGAGGCGGCACGTGCGGCACTGCGCCCCGGTGGGCATCTGGTGATCGAAGTGCCGGACCCGGACAGTCGCTATGCCCGGCTGCTCGGGCGCTGGTGGCTCCCCTGGCTCCAGCCGCAGCATCTGCATCTGGTGCCGGTGGCCAACCTGCGCCGGGCGCTGGCGGGACACGGTTTCACCATGGTGGCGCAGCAGCACGGATCGGCGCACGAGGCGGTCGATCTGGTGGCGGCGGTCTGGCTGGGGCTGGACGAGGCGGCGCCGCGGGACGATCTCCCCTGGCTGCCCGCCAGACCCGGCGCCGCGAGACGCGCGCTACGCACCTCGGTACTGCTGGCAGGGCTGCCGGCCCTGCTGGCGGCAACGCTGACGGACCGTGCTCTCGCGCCGTTCGCGGAGCGCCTCGGACTCGCGAACGCCTACCGGCTGGTGGCGCGGCGGGACTGA
- a CDS encoding alpha/beta hydrolase: MAIIDAGGVRLHVQRLGPGDGRPARATVVLLHGLLTDSLASYYFTVAPAFAAAGLDVVMYDQRGHGRSERPATGYSLDAFTGDLGALLARLEIHGPVHLVGNSFGGTVSFGYALRHPERVASIAVIESEPATPSWARKIFGLLDRVRHEMTANERDALDWIAAHRGGHTARLAKAAGRLVRDTAIAAEVTACEVVGEQQLRSLHCPVLAVYGEDSDLAEQAPWLRALLPRCRTVLLPGHEHSVLVEAPGQVRDLVLDWIGRHPHRYGSPLPAAPMEVNIL; this comes from the coding sequence ATGGCGATCATCGATGCCGGCGGTGTCCGGCTGCACGTCCAGCGGCTCGGTCCCGGCGACGGGCGCCCGGCCAGGGCCACCGTCGTCCTGCTGCACGGTCTGCTGACCGACAGTCTGGCGAGCTACTACTTCACCGTCGCACCGGCTTTCGCCGCGGCCGGACTCGATGTGGTGATGTACGACCAGCGGGGGCACGGCCGGAGTGAGCGCCCGGCCACGGGGTACAGCCTCGACGCGTTCACGGGCGATCTCGGGGCGCTCCTCGCACGCCTGGAGATCCACGGTCCTGTGCATCTGGTCGGGAACTCCTTCGGCGGCACGGTGTCCTTCGGCTACGCCCTGCGGCACCCCGAGCGGGTGGCGAGCATCGCGGTCATCGAGTCCGAACCGGCCACGCCTTCCTGGGCGCGCAAGATCTTCGGCCTGCTGGACCGGGTGCGGCACGAGATGACGGCCAACGAGCGCGACGCTCTCGACTGGATCGCCGCGCACCGCGGCGGCCACACGGCACGGCTGGCGAAGGCGGCGGGACGGCTGGTGCGGGACACCGCGATCGCAGCCGAGGTCACCGCCTGCGAGGTGGTCGGCGAACAGCAGCTCCGTTCTCTGCACTGCCCGGTGCTGGCGGTGTACGGCGAGGACTCCGACCTCGCCGAGCAGGCTCCGTGGCTTCGCGCCCTGCTCCCCCGGTGCAGGACCGTACTGCTGCCGGGTCATGAGCACTCGGTGCTGGTGGAGGCGCCGGGCCAGGTGCGCGACCTCGTACTGGACTGGATCGGGCGCCATCCGCACCGTTACGGCAGTCCGCTGCCGGCCGCGCCCATGGAGGTGAACATACTGTGA
- a CDS encoding chaplin, producing the protein MRMRTLVASAALATAAVLGGAGAAAAHDGPTAIGVVSGSPGVLSGNVIQMPVYMPFTFCGNSFTVIGFLNPAMGVYCLA; encoded by the coding sequence ATGCGTATGCGCACTCTGGTGGCATCGGCCGCGCTGGCCACCGCCGCGGTCCTCGGCGGCGCCGGTGCCGCCGCGGCCCACGACGGCCCCACCGCCATCGGTGTGGTGTCGGGTTCGCCGGGCGTGCTGTCGGGCAACGTGATCCAGATGCCGGTGTACATGCCGTTCACCTTCTGCGGCAACAGCTTCACCGTCATCGGGTTCCTCAATCCGGCGATGGGTGTCTACTGCCTCGCGTAG
- a CDS encoding glycosyltransferase has product MSRFLFVVPPLVGHINPLVGVAAALTGRGHQVAWAGLPDAVHRLAGQDARVFPSPATWTDGPERPADIRGPEALRFLWERFLVPLADAMAEGVRDAVEVFRPDVLVADQQAAAGGLVAERLRVRWATSATTSAEFADVLASMPKVAAWNEALLQELRGRIGAPDGTADPRFSPHLVLAFTTQELAGPPARGGDRIRWVGPSLAARPSPAGFPWEWFDPERAKVLVTLGTANTDVGERFLTECARALRARADRMQAVIVDPEGVVDAGSAHGDQDKDLLCVPLVPQLALLRHVDAVVCHAGHNTVCESLWHGVPLVVAPIRDDQPVIAAQVADAGAGVRVRFGRATEARIGAAVDAVLYTPGYRAAAREIGSAFRAAGGAEAAATHLELLARDDDTYTASTRAPEENAV; this is encoded by the coding sequence GTGAGCCGCTTCCTGTTCGTCGTCCCGCCGCTCGTCGGGCACATCAATCCGCTGGTCGGCGTGGCGGCGGCGCTGACCGGACGTGGACACCAGGTGGCCTGGGCAGGGCTGCCCGACGCGGTGCACCGCCTCGCCGGACAGGACGCGCGGGTGTTCCCGTCCCCGGCAACCTGGACGGACGGTCCGGAACGGCCCGCGGACATCCGGGGCCCTGAAGCGCTGCGATTCCTCTGGGAGCGCTTTCTGGTGCCGCTCGCCGACGCGATGGCGGAGGGCGTACGGGACGCGGTGGAGGTGTTCCGTCCCGATGTGCTGGTCGCGGACCAGCAGGCCGCTGCGGGCGGACTCGTCGCCGAGCGGCTGCGGGTGAGGTGGGCGACGTCGGCGACGACATCGGCGGAGTTCGCCGATGTCCTTGCGTCGATGCCGAAGGTCGCGGCCTGGAACGAGGCCCTGCTGCAGGAGCTGCGCGGGCGTATCGGCGCCCCGGACGGAACGGCGGATCCGCGGTTCTCACCCCATCTGGTGCTGGCCTTCACCACCCAGGAGCTGGCCGGTCCGCCCGCCCGCGGCGGGGACCGGATCCGCTGGGTGGGCCCGTCGCTGGCCGCGCGACCCAGCCCGGCCGGCTTTCCCTGGGAGTGGTTCGACCCGGAACGGGCGAAGGTCCTCGTCACCCTCGGCACCGCGAACACCGACGTGGGTGAGCGCTTCCTCACCGAGTGCGCCCGGGCGCTGCGGGCGCGTGCCGACCGGATGCAGGCCGTCATCGTGGACCCCGAGGGCGTCGTGGACGCCGGTTCCGCGCACGGGGACCAGGACAAGGATCTGCTGTGCGTCCCCCTGGTGCCGCAACTGGCGCTGCTCAGGCACGTCGACGCGGTGGTCTGCCACGCGGGTCACAACACGGTGTGCGAGTCGCTGTGGCACGGCGTACCCCTTGTCGTGGCACCGATCAGGGACGACCAGCCGGTGATCGCCGCGCAGGTCGCCGACGCGGGTGCCGGGGTACGGGTCCGCTTCGGACGCGCGACCGAGGCCAGGATCGGTGCGGCCGTCGACGCCGTGCTGTACACGCCCGGCTACCGGGCCGCAGCGCGGGAGATCGGTTCCGCCTTCCGTGCCGCGGGCGGCGCCGAGGCCGCCGCCACCCATCTGGAACTGCTTGCCCGCGATGACGACACCTACACCGCAAGCACCCGGGCCCCCGAGGAGAACGCCGTATGA
- the tgmB gene encoding ATP-grasp ribosomal peptide maturase gives MTVLILTCRQDVTADMVVAKLHERGVPLVRLDPADVPGEAAMSAEYVQGDFYGHLSTEGRLLSMGALRSIWVRRPGEPAAHAPAPSKWLTAETEQALYGMLYSATARWMNHPAMSAQARCKPWQLSLAHRSGFAVPPTVITTFPRVARQFAAQYRDIVVKSASGPPVGDPPVALPTTRINQDADFSSVAAAPTLLQQYIAKRADIRLTAVGGRLFAARKLAASDQVDGRYGSTGHSWEGVEVPHRIARAVRDYAGEAGLAYAAFDFAEDEEGVWWFLECNQGGQFGFIELETGQPIADAVAGWLAAAPNGSSRVMPRASAGDGHRVL, from the coding sequence ATGACCGTGCTCATCCTGACCTGTCGGCAGGACGTGACCGCCGACATGGTGGTCGCCAAGCTGCATGAACGAGGCGTGCCCCTGGTGCGCCTTGATCCCGCCGACGTTCCCGGCGAGGCCGCCATGTCCGCCGAATACGTGCAAGGCGACTTCTACGGCCATCTGTCCACCGAGGGGCGCCTGCTCAGTATGGGCGCCCTGCGCTCGATATGGGTGCGCAGACCGGGGGAACCCGCGGCCCACGCCCCGGCGCCGTCGAAGTGGCTCACCGCCGAAACCGAACAGGCGCTCTACGGGATGCTGTACTCCGCCACCGCGCGGTGGATGAACCATCCCGCCATGTCCGCCCAGGCCCGATGCAAGCCCTGGCAGCTGAGCCTCGCGCACCGCAGCGGTTTCGCCGTGCCACCCACCGTCATCACCACCTTCCCGCGGGTGGCGCGGCAGTTCGCCGCCCAGTACCGGGACATCGTCGTGAAATCGGCTTCCGGGCCGCCGGTCGGTGATCCGCCGGTCGCCCTGCCCACCACCCGGATCAACCAGGACGCCGACTTCTCCTCGGTCGCCGCCGCCCCGACTTTGCTCCAGCAGTACATCGCCAAGCGTGCCGACATCCGGCTCACCGCGGTGGGCGGCAGGCTGTTCGCGGCGCGCAAGCTCGCCGCGTCCGACCAGGTCGACGGGCGCTACGGCAGCACCGGCCACAGCTGGGAAGGTGTGGAGGTGCCCCATCGGATCGCCCGGGCCGTCCGCGACTACGCGGGCGAGGCGGGCCTCGCGTATGCCGCCTTCGACTTCGCGGAGGACGAGGAGGGGGTGTGGTGGTTCCTGGAGTGCAACCAGGGCGGGCAGTTCGGGTTCATCGAACTGGAGACAGGCCAGCCCATCGCGGACGCGGTCGCCGGTTGGCTCGCCGCTGCGCCGAACGGGTCGAGCCGCGTTATGCCGAGAGCGTCCGCGGGGGATGGTCATCGTGTTCTATGA